From the genome of Glycine soja cultivar W05 chromosome 14, ASM419377v2, whole genome shotgun sequence:
ttaccatttttttatttctcacccTATTATATCATTTCAATTgtcatctttatatttttcttgtttttatctCCCCCCCTCTTACTAACTGTAGGGTAATGgcgtaaaagaaaaacattttcgGACAGTCtaaatttatatacaaaaattaatcCTACCAAATAAGTAAAAATTGAGTTGCAAGTAAACTTAACTTAACTACAAAGAAGGAATTGAAGGTGAGATGAACTTACGTACCAAGAATAATGAAATAGATGATAAGAACCCCCAAATTGGTTATGATGACGCAAATCTTAACTGCGAGGGATCCTATGGAGCCAAAGGACTCGGCCATCATGCCCGCGTAAGTGGAGGATTTACCGGAACTTGTGTACCTTAGCATAAACTCCACAGTCACATCTGTTATCAGTGCCACCAACACGATCACCACCAACCCCGGAACTATGCCTAAAACCTTCATGGTCGCCGGAATGGACATGATTCCGGCACCGATCATGGTGGTTGTTATGTTGAACACCGCTCCGGAGATTGATCCATTTTGCGGACTCGGACTCGGATCTTCCGGTGGAAGGAGCGGGGCAGTGATGTTGGAGTTGGACACCGATTCTTCTAGCTTCATTTTGGGTGTCGTGTCGTTGATGAATCATGAATTTTGTGGAGTGGATCGAGACACGCCCATGTGCATGTGGTTTTTATCCTTTCTCagctagtatttttttttttttatcaatcatttcttatgaaaaaaactaattcattttaaaatatataagaatgtgatttcattcatattttttttctctatcggGTGTCTAATAGAACCCAATAACACTAATTTTTTGTGATtgatattttctgtttttaattaaaatacaaaaaattaattaaaaaataaaaatacaaaacgagaataaaaattcaaaataaataattctttttaacTTATTCCATACTCAGACCAAttcttttaagaatttaatagtaatgcACTATTGTGTAAAACTATTCTAACAATGACAACTCAATAAAATAtacttcttttaataaaatcttttttaataCACGAggttaattaagaattatactttgatcaaaataaattattcgaATTTTTTATGCTAGTTACTTGTGATCTGCacggaaaataatttttctttattcagGAATTCtgatcaaatcaaataaataatttgaagttGTTATTAATTTCGTTTAGCTTTATTGAGAAATAAACTTTTGTTCTAAAAAAGACATTATCTACTAGGTGGCACAAAcatttattttcctaaaacGTTCTGGAATTTTATACTCGCCAAATGTGCATGCATAATTCTCTGTCCACCTGTATTATTCTCTGTGTCTCAAGGAAAATATTGCAATTTGAAATCGTCTATGACGTGTAGTTGTCATCTTCCCCATCTGGAGCCTTTGAGATGCCTTGTCTGTATCCTGGGAATTGGATCGATTTGCTGATTCATATCTTAATCCACTCactcaattcaaatttctcaaATATGcccttcaaaaatcaaaattaatgagAATGGGTTTGTAATGAAAGCAATGGATAATGGTTATGGACCCTAAGGGGGGAAGGATAGGTTTTCTATATTTGCtctaaatttaaattactaaccatcattaattataagagttttttaatataattaattatagttattaatgtaaagtgtttttttacattttcagtcaattaaaaaatgctttaaatatgattttcaatattataattgattaattattacaacaattaaaaatctaatcaTTAATGATATGTTAcgattaaataacaataaaaaaagaattattttactatgagtatattttattcaattattttcttcaaaaaagaTTTTATTCAATTGTTAACATTATAAGTGTGAGCAAAGTTGGACTCGAATTTTTTAAGTTCTGGCGTATGAGTAttgtgagtgaaaaaaaaacttaattgtaagaaaaatattaaagataattaattagattttttttataaaaattgatcatTGTCAAAATCAAAGAATACTTCCTACATATagtatgtaataaaaaaaaattaactttaatttcaatgtttgagttaattcattaatcataaatattaaaattacaaaatataatttaatgtaattaattttattgatattttttttgttttattcctCTCTAGTTcatcaagaaagaaaaattctaattaatataGAGTTTGGTTGGgaaataagtaaattaaaaaattgagtattattaaaaaaaattaatcttaaccTCAATACATTAATCACTTATTGAATACTAGTCAAACTATTGTCTTATcactttaattttatcaataatttaaataaggacattgtatttttattttatttttttaaatagaggTTTTAGACATGAGGTTGAACTCAGTGTTTTCTTGGTTTCTAAATGGGCCTAGCCCAATGAAATGGCCGAACGAGCGTAGCCAGGGGAAAGAATATTCTGAATGGGAGGAATTGACGTGTGAAACAGAAATAGAGCCTTTTCGTTGTGCACGCACATAGCTTTTCATTCTCGTTCCAATTTGGTGATGAATAGTTTCTATCCGTGACATTATTATCTCTGTctcaaaaaagaagaagaagaacaattaACATTAACATTAACATAGATTGCATGAAAGAGAGGGAATTGAATTGATCGATTGATTCATTCCAATATGGGTGATCATTTGGCGAGGGCCGAGGATTTTGAGAACAAGGCAGAGAAGAAGCTCAGCGGTTGGGGCTTGTTTGGCTCCAAATTCGAGGACGCTGCTGATCTTTTCGACAAATCCGCCAATTCTTATAAGCTCGCTAAATCATGTAACCTTAATTTTACGTCTTTTATTTAATCGTCGGTTAAGGTTGTCACGTGAATTTGTTCACATTTTCAGGGGACAAAGCAGGATCCACCTACATCAAATTAGCGAATTGCAATTTAAAGGTAACTAACTAACttctgaatttttattttatttattttgtgttctTTGATTTGACTATCTCTACCTGTTGTGATGAATCGTGTTGTTGTAGTTGGAAAGCAAGCATGAAGCTGCACAAGCTTATGTTGACGCTGCGCATtgctataaaaaaactaatataaatggTATGTATGTGGTTACAATTTGCATACATTAGCATTATGATTTTTGAACAATTGAACATATTTTTCTGTGTGTATGTTTGTGGTCAAATTCATATGTGCTTTTGCGCGTGATCAAATTATATAATGCGTGCCATCACTTAATCGAAGTTCGATGTTAaggttctttttctctttcttttcgatGCAGAGTCTGTATCTTGCTTAGACAATGCTGTAAATATCTTCTGTGAGATTGGAAGACTCTCTATGGCTGCTAGATATTTGAAGGTATGTAgcttataatttctttattttagtgTGGCTAATGCGTATTTGGTTATAAAATGGTGTCCTTTTCCACTTGGCTATCCCTTTTGAGGAATTCTCGTGAATGTATCATGATTGGattggatttttcttttttatgcacAGGAAATTGCTGAGTTGTATGAGTCTGAACAGAATATCGAGCAGGCCGTTGTTTACTATGAAAAATCAgctgatttttatgaaaatgaagaagtGAACACTTCTGCAAACCAGTGCAAGCAAAAAGTTGCTCAATTCTCTGCCCAGCTAGAACAGTAAGACTTTCTATTTTTCTGCTTGTTTTGATCTTGTTTGTTGACGTGAACTGTGAAGGCCTTCTTGAACATGGCTTTCTTCTATTGTTCTATGTTTGTTGGTTACTacgtttttttttggtttagtaTGTTGGCCTTCCTCTATGTTACCTGCTATTATGGTTTGGTATCTTTTCTCCCCCCCTAACATCTGCTCAAGTTTAAGAATTTGCTATTGATATGTATACATGGTTTTAACAAATATTAGTCCATTTGCTATTGATATGTATACATGGTTTTCTTTACATTGATGTGTACGgtggtttcaattttttttttataattctccAGATATCAGAGGTAAATTGAGATTTATGAAGATATTGCTCGCCAGTCTCTCAGCAATAATTTGCTGAAGTATGGGGTTAAAGGACATCTTCTTAATGCTGGCATTTGCCAACTTTGTAAAGATGATGTTATTGCTATTACCAATGCATTGGAGCGATATCAGGTCCAATATTTTTCAAGAATTTACATCTTGAGACCGGTAAAATCACCAGTTACTAAATTCTATggatatgtttttgtttgtgcAGGACTTGGATCCAACATTTTCTGGAACACGTGAATATAGACTTCTGGCAGTATGTTGCTAGTTTTGGGCATTTCAATAACTTACTCCTCTGATATAATGTTCTTATTAATGTTTggttttatgataaattttattcttgCACATACTGATTCAATGCTCATTTATTTCTGAAGTActgatgattaaaaaaaatgggcaGGATATTGCTGCTgcaattgatgaagaagatgttGGAAAGTTTACTGAAGTTATCAAGGAATTTGATAGCATGACCCCTTTGGTAAGTTCCAAATTGTTGTAAGATGAAACAATTTTTAGTTGACTTAGTGAGATAAGACTTTGTTGTTGTCctttttgttatataaaaagaatttttccaatATAGTGAAGATCTGTATTCTCGTagcttaaatttttcataattgaCTTACTCTGATTTACAACAATTTAATAATCTTTTTTCCCCTAATTTGCATTTGCTCTGAATGTTCCCGTGAAATATTGATTCATTATGTGCACCGCTTGCACGTGAGTATTGCTGGTCATGACTTTGCAGCCTTGAGGGTGCCAACATAGTTGAGATATTTAAAGTTGCTTTGCCTTAGCTAACCTCTTTTGCCTTAAAAAAGTACTAGTTAAAAACTTGCTCTCTCTCCACTTTTCATCACATCCTACATATTGGGAAATCTAGGTCAGACACTGTTGAATTGAatcaaattacaattttattggaagtaataatcatcattattttttgtgtaaCTATGTTCAACTGAGTGATGAACGGTTGTCAACTTAGATTCCTTGTTCtgatcaatttttcttttttgcattcCATAAATATCTTTTGTAGCAGTATTTGATCAACATTGCATGTTTGCGTGAATGTTGTATAGGATTCTTGGAAGACAACACTTCTTTTGAGGGTGAAGGAAAAACTGAAAGCCAAAGAACTTGAGGAGGATGATCTTACTTGATTGCACATAGTCTTCTTTCGGTTGAATTTCATGTTTGATGATTTGTCGTCTTGCATTATGCTTGTTTGTCCGGTTGTTCATCTTACTACTAATAGAAAGTGGTCATCCACACTTTTATTGGATCTGCATATATGGACGAGTTGTCATCATAAAGAATCATAAAGAGATTGAAAAATCTCCCGTATTGATCAATTATAGAATGTCTCATAGTACTGTTTTTCTAAGCCATTTCATCTTGATACTTACTTTTTGAATTATGACAAGAGAGCCACTATGATTATTGCTTTTATGAGTGGACAGAGTGAGATAGCTTGCTTGCTTAAGTAGACGAGTGAGATAGTTGTTGGAAAATACTAAGTCATCAAGACCAAGGAACATTATTAAactagtaatttttaattaatactaacataaatttaaattttattccatAAAAGTTCTTTAAGATTAATTGGTTGGTGATTAGATATAATGACACTTTTCATGATTCAAGAAATACTTTTTCAAGAAATGAGAATAAGTTAGTATATTGTTAATAACTCATTAAATGCATATACTTTGATGGATAATgagtgatattttattaattgacttcataataaattaaaggtaTAAAAAGAAATAGCAATGTGTTCTTCACACAGGAagtagtataatttatttttatttttgtagatATGTTGAGTTTCTTAGGAGAAATATAAGTGAAAAGTATGATTTACAATGATATTCATCCTTTCTTTgaggttttcattttctttatttcataCTGATTAACATTTTCCTTAACATTGCTTTCTAtcttttttaaacaatataaattaatttatgtttgtttataAAGGAACTATTATCAATCTCAGCCATCATTATCTTTTGGTAAGTATTATTTATGTTTGTGTATTCGATTGGGTAGGGGTTTTAGGAACTGtctgatttaattttattatcacatttgttttgttttaaactgAAATATACTTTGTTTACTTTGCATTTTAACTCCAGCAAATGTGTgggtaaatattattttatatacacttatttaattatataaattaaaattaaattattttatctttaataaatcaacttattattaaaatatttaatttgatttacatttgaatataatagtataatcataattttttttaaagataaccaGCATTTTAGCTTATGTATAGCACCTTTATaaagatttatatttatatattataattcacaacaaataaatatttttaaatatataaattctattatgactaaaatttataataaataaatatttgtaaatacagtatatataaattatattttagagttATAGATTTAACAAACAGTTGAACAAGATCACTTTCCAGCCTTACTGGCAATGTCACTATGGAAGAAGTGATCGGAGTTATTCAGAAGATTGGTTAAGAATGCAACCCCTTGAGAAAATGCTTAACCCCAACCCAATTGCTGAATTCACAATTACAGTTTCTGTTCAACGTGTTGTAATGCGTTTCCAAACAGATATATACAATTGGTTgtgcagttaaaaaaaaagaaaaaaatcacagatttcattcctaaaaaaaactaatacactaattattaatatttatcgataaaaaaatatttttccaaacaCAACCATAACCTTCAAGTTTTCTTGGCCCAAGAAACATACAAATTAAGGATTTATGTATCACGCACAAAATGAAATTCTATTATTTATGTCGAGTTTGCAGAGGAATAAGTATctctatttaaattttattcttaaccTTTATCTCCAAATAAAAGCATCTGACAGAATGCGTCAAATGATATAAGATAATTTATTAGTATTaggttttctttttcaattcttttttggCATTTTAGATGTCATGCACACATAACATGATATTCACAAATCCATtataactaaatattttaaaaaattagcaaaacaaatataaaaaaacaacagaACTATTCATATATGATCTTATAAAGTTTTAAGGTGAGATCAGATAGAGACAAGTAATTAAGTCACAGCTTTGGATTGAACATATTGAATGTATGTAATTGTATGTAATTGAGCTGTGCCCTTAATTTGCATTTTTCTCCTTATCTCACGTGAAGAGAAAATGCTGCATTTAAGAGAAAATGTTGTAAATTGCTGTTTGTTACCCAATACTCTTGTTAAACACACCACTCTTGAAGATGTGATATTctaatttcatgattaattttaatctctACGTTATCTAGAAATGAAACTGATTTGCAAAACAGTTTCATTTTTTCAACTATTTTGTGTAGAAAAACTATGGTCAACATTATAATGACTAATAGAGAGAGGCCTTCATGCCTCTTTACCTATTTtaaccaaagaaaaaagaaaaaaatagaagttaaaaaaaaaaaactaacaacatAAGAGTAATGGATAATTATTAGGaaataagtaataaaaatttaaaaattaacaaatgataaaatagtCTAATAAAATATGTACATCAAATAGAGACATTtcctttattattagtatagatTAGTGTgttgattaaaacaaaaaaaaaaaaacaactatccAAGCGTGTTGGTAAAAAATTGTCTGGGACGTCTAAAAATCAGATTTGCTAATGATCCAAGCATACCATTGAAAAATAGATATAGATCTAGTTAGTTGATAGTTTGTTTTATAGGCATACAATTTGTTGAAACAACTGTACATATTGAATGAAGGACCTTTTGAAACTCAattgtatatatattgaatGAAGATCTATTTGTGCAATTCATCGGCTTCTTTAAAGTTCTTTCGTGCAAGTGTTTTTGATCCTCAGAACCGCCGCGGCAAGCACATTGCCCGGGACAAATGCTGATTCTCTTGGGTCTGTTGTGCTAACATAGACTGTTAGTGTCACCGCATGCAAAGGCAATGACGGATTGTTCCTGCATCGACTTCTATAAAGTTCCTTCGTGCACGCGCTGTTGATATTCAGAATCGCATCTGCATGCACATTGTTCGGGATAAATGTTGATTTTCTTGGGTCTGCTGTGCTAACATAGACAGTTAGTGTCACCATATACTACAGCCTTTGCATGCAAAGACCGTGGCGGTGGCACTATAACATGTTTGTACAACAGATCTAAGAAAATCATTTGTCCCGATATGCATGCACCGCCTTGAAAGATCAGGAGCCCGTGCAAGAAAAAACTTTATAGAAGCCAATGCATTGCATAAACAATCTGTCACTGCCTTTGCATGGAGATGGTGACACTAGCATGCATGAAGGAACTTTACAGAAGCCGATACATTGTACAAACAGATCATTGATTCAAGATATCGGTTGATATGTAGCTTCCCAATTCATTGTGTCTATGCTTCTAACCCTCCATATTTTCCTGCCCATTGTTTGCTTATTTAGGATGATTCGTGTTGAAAACAAGTAAATCCTAGCAAGGAAGTATAGGATTCAATTAAGGTAATGCTTAAACAAGCACTAGTGTTAAAGTGTTGAAGTTGTTGTGGAAGCTATTAATGAACTCTAGAAACAAAACAGCAAAATTGATTTCGATGCACCAGAAAAAGTGTAATGCCATGTGGGAAGGCAGCTAAAACTGAACTGACCAAGATTGTTTAAGACAAGCCTTTTAGGGTCCTTGTTTATAGAGAAGATCACTATGGTCGTTTCGGTACgtgatatatattataattgtatCATTTTTGTAGAAGTATTCATTTTGTCATCTTGCTCTTCATGTATACGTTAATCCATGTTTGATGTTTCTACTTTCTcattttaatgatattaaagAAGGGTTTAGCATGACACTACATAGTCTATAAAAAACCACCAAAGCTAGAAACAGCAAGTAACCCATGTTCTGGTCCTTTCACTATTTTTTCAAAGTTATATACACCTAACTTTCTTAAGTTCTCATATTAGTGGGGAAAATAAGTTAGAGCCAGGAGCGTCTTGGGTTATGGGCTTCAAAAAATTCTGAAAAGCATGGGAATGGAGAAAGACCAAACGAGAAGCTGCATAACAGCGCATTGATTCAGCATGACTTATGTAAATCAATACGCTGTTATGCAGCTTCTCGTTTGGTCTTTCTCCATCCCCATGACTTCTCAGGATTTTTTGAAGCCTATAACCCAACACGCTTTGCTCTGACTTGTTTTTCCCATTAACTTGAGAACGTAAGAGAGTCAGGATGTGTATATAACTTTGAAAAAATAGTGAAAGAATCAGAACATGGGTTACTTGTTGATTGCAGCGTTTGTCATAGACTGTGTAGTGACATGCTAAACCCTTCTTTAACATCATTAAAATGAGAAACTTAGAAAGTAAAACATCAAACATGGATTAATGTATACATAAAGAgcaaaatgataaaatgtatACATGAAATGGATACCTGTACAAAAATGATGCAATTACAATCTATAATATATATCACCTACAAAACGATCATAACGATCTTCTCCATAAACAAGGACCCTCGAAGGCTTGCTTCCTTGAACAATCTTGGTCAGTTTAGTTTTAGCTGTCTTTCCATAAGACATTGCACTTTCTGATGCATCAATTCCCCTGTTTTTGTTTCTAGAGTTTATTAATAGCTTCCACAACAACTTAACACTCTAACATTAGTGTTTGTTTAGCCATTATCCAATCCTATACTTCTTGGTTATGATTACTAATTTTGAACAGGAATCACCCTAGATAAGCAAATAATTAGAAGGAAAACATGAAGAGTTAGAAGTATAGACAATGAATTGAGAAACTACATGAAGAGTTAGAAGTATAGACAATGAATTGAGAAACTACAAACAACCGATATCCTGGATCAATGATAGTCCCACTGAGATTAATGATGAATCGTGTCATGTCGTCAACTACCCCATTTTCAGCTCAAGTATACTTATGACTTTATTTTTATGGATTGAATGAAAATGTTAAATTCTTACCGGCAATGTGTGCATTTCAAATTGAACTCCATTAGGGAAGGATGAAGGGGTTGGGCAGTTCCTTGAACAAGGGTGTGTGGTAGAGGAAGACCATAAATCCCTATAAATTAAGGGACACAAATTCCATCCACAGTGAGCTTTGTTCTTGTTATTAGGTGACTTAGGTAACATACTCAAATTCAAAGTTTGGAATGTAAGTACATGCAAACCTCAACATCTGCCTTTTGATGCCTTTTCAAGGTCTGAATGACAAGTCTAGCAGCTTCTTCAGGTGTCTTAGGAGGGGGTTTTGCCTCTTTCCAAGCATCAACTAACTTTCTATACCTTCAAAAACATTGTAAGGAACAGAAAGGGCATACATAGTTCATTATCATATCAAAACCAGGCCGAATCCAAAATTAAGTATCAGTAAGGTCCACTGAGGACATTTCCACGAAGCAAAATAATAGGATTTAATCCGATATCACTAAAGTGTTTTAGAAATCAATAAAATAGGTCAAGACATAAAGTGGGTCATAAAATCAATTCCTAAATCCCATTGCTGAGACAATGTTAGTATTTGTCAATAAGAAATTAACTTCATAATtctaaattatcttaaaaagcttcataattgaaaattcattttttttaaattataattctaaATATAAAACACACATTTACACtgatttacatattttaaaactaagtttaagattaatttcatatattattagtattaatcAATTACTCGAAACCAtcttaaatatgaattttaattaaaatataatttatatatttaaaaattcttatttattataaattatataaaataaatatttatcttatgcaatatgaaattttaaaataaatttctctggaatcaaaataattaattatagtaGTAATTGATAAAGGTTGATAAAAGTTGGTGTAGTAAATTATAAGTTGCCGTagattaaaatatcatatataaagtTGATGTGTAGTAAACACAGAACAGTAAGTAAACGACAAAGctaaattccttaaaaaaaagtatagatTCCAAAAATTAAGAATCTGAATCAGTATTCAGTATCATGAAAGAAGAGTAAAAACAACATAGAAGTTTAAAAAAAGGTGATATAATTGAATCACTTAGTTAATCTCATAATGATCTTACTGAATAAGAACTTAGTTAAGCTGATTCCCAAATGCACCATAGTTAATCTTATAATGAACTTTCTGAATAAGCACATGGTTAAGCTCATTACCCAAAATGCACCATAGCGAACTAACAAACACTAAAGGCAAAACCAGTGAAACACAAAACCTGCTGAGAAACATTGCTAAGATGGTGCATCATAatactattttcttttgatagaaACAATTAACAATAATATCAATTCACCAAAACTGAACATTTTTTCAAGAGTTGATATTATTAGAAGGCTGTACGATACCTTTATTGTGCCCTTCTGTGGAAGATAGTAAACCTCCTCACATGTACCACAATACAATCGTGATGGCTGAGTAAAAATGTACTTCATATAACTCAAGCATTTACCACATTTGCTCAGAATACGCCCTGAATCAGTTAGCGTAGAAAACTGTGCTTCAAATAATGCATCCATGTGTTCAATCTGAGCAAGATAGAAAGCAACAGAATTAGCCGAACAAATGAACAATGTAGCATACATCCATGTGCAACTTGGTTGCAAATTTCAGTGACTCATTTAATTGTGACCTGATTCAATTAAGACCGAAGCAGATGATGTAACCAAGCCAGGGAAATACTAGATAAATTGTGACCTGATTCAATCAAGACAGAAAACAAGagcatcaaattaattttaaatttttaatcaaacaagTTTAAAAGAACATGA
Proteins encoded in this window:
- the LOC114383043 gene encoding uncharacterized 38.1 kDa protein-like isoform X1, whose translation is MGNALRFLYSHCCKPTPAGHSVSSATVSVSALAHDLFRFDITSQVPEGLSKHVVSSKKAQANWYRKLVDAWKEAKPPPKTPEEAARLVIQTLKRHQKADVEVCMDLWSSSTTHPCSRNCPTPSSFPNGVQFEMHTLPIQ